Proteins from a genomic interval of Lysobacter arenosi:
- a CDS encoding phosphoribosylaminoimidazolesuccinocarboxamide synthase, producing MSTTLLQSDLPGLSLRHRGKVRDVFDLPAERLPAGAGECLLMVATDRLSAFDVVLPDPIPGKGEMLCQISNFWFGKTEHIIRNHLTGIDVASVLPAGVDTALYARRAVVTRRLKPVPIECIARGYLIGSGWKDYQRTGRVSGIALPDGLRQAEMLPEPIFTPSTKAAVGDHDENIDFDTAVRTVGADLAEQVRDATLRLYKYARDHAAQRGIILADTKFEFGLDADGRLYVMDEMLTPDSSRYWPADQYEVGTSPPSYDKQFVRDYLETLGWDKTPPGPALPASVIERTRAKYAEALQKLAGISIDAAEPASTVG from the coding sequence TTGTCCACGACACTGCTGCAATCCGACCTGCCGGGCCTGAGCCTGCGCCACCGCGGCAAGGTCCGCGACGTGTTCGACCTGCCTGCCGAGCGGCTTCCCGCCGGTGCCGGCGAATGCCTGCTGATGGTCGCCACCGATCGCCTGTCCGCCTTCGACGTGGTCCTGCCCGACCCGATCCCGGGCAAGGGCGAGATGCTCTGCCAGATCAGCAACTTCTGGTTCGGCAAGACCGAACACATCATCCGCAACCACCTCACCGGCATTGATGTCGCGTCGGTGCTGCCGGCCGGTGTCGACACCGCGCTGTACGCCAGGCGCGCAGTGGTGACCCGTCGCCTGAAACCGGTGCCGATCGAGTGCATCGCGCGCGGTTACCTCATCGGCAGCGGCTGGAAGGACTACCAGCGCACCGGTCGCGTCAGCGGCATCGCCCTGCCCGACGGCCTGCGCCAGGCGGAGATGCTGCCCGAGCCGATCTTCACTCCGTCGACCAAGGCCGCCGTCGGCGACCACGACGAGAACATCGATTTCGACACGGCCGTGCGCACCGTCGGTGCCGACCTGGCCGAACAGGTGCGCGACGCGACGCTGCGCCTGTACAAGTACGCCCGCGACCACGCCGCGCAGCGCGGCATCATCCTCGCCGACACCAAGTTCGAGTTCGGCCTCGACGCGGACGGTCGCCTGTACGTGATGGACGAGATGCTCACGCCGGACTCGTCGCGCTACTGGCCGGCCGACCAGTACGAAGTCGGCACCAGCCCGCCGAGCTACGACAAGCAGTTCGTGCGCGACTATCTGGAAACGCTCGGCTGGGACAAGACCCCGCCCGGCCCGGCGCTGCCGGCGTCGGTAATCGAGCGCACCCGCGCCAAGTACGCCGAGGCGCTGCAGAAGCTGGCCGGCATCAGCATCGACGCTGCCGAACCAGCCAGCACGGTCGGCTGA
- a CDS encoding DMT family transporter — MTPRDLVLVLIVVVAWAVNFLTSALAMREIPPFLFTALRFALLALPLVWLLKRPAPGQWPRLVAVCLCIGVLHFGLSFTALKLAGDLSSPAIVMQSYVPMTTLLAWWWLGERFAWRTGLAIAVSFAGVLVLGFDPIVLDRPMALVLMLISAAFLAVGTVLMKGLRGLDVVSQQGWTAVFSVVPLVAISAWLEPGSIAQLPNVSWVGWAGAVYAAFVSSLLGHGLYYVLVQRYPVAQVTPWLLLVPVLAIGLGVAYWGDRPGPRLLFGGAMVLGGVLLIALRALRKARPVARAEEL; from the coding sequence ATGACCCCGCGCGATCTCGTCCTCGTCCTGATCGTCGTCGTCGCCTGGGCGGTCAACTTCCTGACCTCCGCGCTGGCGATGCGCGAGATCCCGCCGTTCCTGTTCACGGCACTGCGCTTCGCCCTGCTGGCGCTGCCGCTGGTGTGGCTGCTCAAGCGGCCGGCGCCGGGCCAGTGGCCGCGCCTGGTCGCGGTATGCCTGTGCATCGGCGTGCTGCACTTCGGCCTGAGCTTCACCGCGCTGAAGCTCGCTGGCGACCTGTCGTCACCGGCGATCGTGATGCAGAGCTACGTGCCGATGACGACGCTGCTGGCGTGGTGGTGGCTGGGCGAACGCTTCGCCTGGCGCACCGGCCTGGCCATCGCTGTCAGCTTTGCCGGCGTGCTGGTGCTGGGCTTCGACCCGATCGTGCTCGACCGGCCAATGGCATTGGTGCTGATGTTGATCTCGGCCGCCTTCCTGGCCGTGGGCACGGTGCTGATGAAGGGGCTGCGCGGACTCGACGTGGTCAGCCAGCAGGGTTGGACAGCGGTGTTCAGCGTGGTGCCGCTGGTGGCGATCAGCGCCTGGCTGGAGCCGGGTTCCATTGCGCAGTTGCCCAATGTCAGCTGGGTCGGCTGGGCTGGCGCGGTCTACGCCGCCTTCGTGTCATCGCTGCTCGGCCACGGCCTGTACTACGTGCTCGTGCAGCGCTACCCGGTCGCGCAGGTGACGCCATGGCTGCTGCTGGTGCCGGTGCTCGCGATCGGCCTGGGCGTCGCCTACTGGGGCGATCGTCCGGGGCCGCGCCTGCTGTTCGGCGGCGCGATGGTGCTGGGCGGCGTGTTGCTGATCGCGCTGCGTGCGCTTCGAAAGGCGCGACCGGTCGCGAGGGCCGAGGAACTGTAG
- a CDS encoding DUF962 domain-containing protein, whose translation MNTAADSTTGSSQRQIDQWFANYSGDHRNATNQLIHVICVPAILWSVIALLWCIPAPGTLFRAGFWAGLAMLASVLFYYKASRALGLGMAAVYVVMGLATRWIHDSYGTTTLLWLGVGVFVVAWVGQFIGHSKLFEGKRPSFFTDLRYLLIGPAWVLAKLYRKLGWSY comes from the coding sequence ATGAACACCGCAGCCGACTCGACGACCGGGTCATCGCAACGACAGATTGATCAATGGTTCGCCAACTACTCCGGCGACCATCGCAATGCCACCAACCAGCTCATCCACGTGATCTGCGTACCGGCGATCCTGTGGAGCGTGATCGCGCTGCTGTGGTGCATCCCCGCGCCGGGCACGCTGTTCCGCGCCGGCTTCTGGGCCGGGCTGGCGATGCTGGCCAGCGTGCTCTTCTACTACAAGGCTTCGCGTGCCCTCGGCCTGGGCATGGCCGCGGTCTACGTGGTGATGGGCCTGGCGACGCGCTGGATCCACGACAGCTATGGCACCACCACGCTGCTGTGGCTGGGCGTGGGCGTGTTCGTGGTCGCCTGGGTCGGCCAGTTCATCGGCCACAGCAAGCTGTTCGAGGGCAAGCGCCCGAGCTTCTTCACCGACCTGCGCTATCTGCTGATCGGTCCGGCCTGGGTGCTGGCGAAGCTGTACCGGAAGCTGGGCTGGTCGTACTAG
- a CDS encoding NAD-dependent epimerase/dehydratase family protein encodes MRQALVFGASGQIGFPLLGRLHGDGWRVIAVSRTPQSDQPGLHWLRGDLGHVDGLPGRVDAIFSCGPLDSFAQWYGASSIEAARVVAFGSTSVEVKRGSADAAERDVAQRLREGEDRVFATAGSRDAAATVLRPTLVYGVGRDATLTRIAHLARRWGRFPLPRGATGLRQPVHVDDLAAAAFACHGVAAAHGRAYALPGGETLSYRDMVARVLACLQPPPTLVELPSPMFSLALLLAEMTGRATGLGEAAVRRMRSDLVFDMAPAQRDFGYSPRLFHPRADMFEPRDDEA; translated from the coding sequence ATGCGCCAGGCACTGGTATTCGGCGCGAGCGGGCAGATCGGCTTTCCATTGCTTGGACGGCTGCACGGCGATGGCTGGCGCGTGATCGCGGTCTCTCGCACGCCGCAGTCGGACCAGCCCGGCCTGCACTGGCTGCGCGGAGACCTTGGCCATGTCGATGGCCTGCCCGGCCGTGTCGACGCCATTTTCAGCTGCGGTCCGCTTGATTCCTTCGCGCAGTGGTACGGCGCATCGTCGATCGAGGCTGCACGGGTTGTAGCCTTTGGGTCGACCAGCGTCGAGGTCAAGCGCGGTTCGGCCGACGCCGCCGAACGCGATGTCGCCCAGCGTCTGCGCGAGGGCGAGGATCGCGTGTTCGCGACGGCCGGTTCGCGAGACGCGGCCGCGACCGTGTTGCGGCCGACGCTGGTGTACGGCGTCGGTCGCGATGCCACGTTGACGCGCATCGCCCATCTCGCGCGGCGCTGGGGTCGGTTTCCACTGCCACGTGGTGCCACCGGCCTGCGCCAGCCGGTGCATGTCGATGACCTGGCCGCGGCCGCGTTCGCATGCCACGGCGTGGCGGCTGCACATGGTCGCGCCTATGCATTGCCGGGCGGCGAAACGCTGAGCTACCGCGACATGGTCGCGCGCGTGCTGGCTTGCCTGCAGCCGCCGCCGACGCTGGTCGAACTGCCATCGCCGATGTTCAGCCTGGCGCTGCTGCTGGCGGAGATGACCGGTCGCGCGACCGGACTGGGCGAGGCGGCGGTGCGCCGCATGCGCAGCGACCTGGTGTTCGACATGGCGCCGGCACAGCGCGACTTCGGTTATTCGCCGCGGCTGTTCCATCCGCGAGCCGACATGTTCGAGCCGCGCGACGACGAGGCTTGA
- a CDS encoding DMT family transporter → MASKGLLYLAGAIAAEVVATSALKASEGFTRTGPSIVVAVGYGIAFYLLSLTLKTIPVGLAYAIWSGVGVVLIALIGWLVLKQPLDAAGMVGIGLIVAGVLVIQLFSHSAPH, encoded by the coding sequence ATGGCCTCCAAGGGCCTGCTCTACCTCGCCGGCGCGATTGCTGCCGAAGTGGTCGCGACCAGCGCGTTGAAGGCCTCGGAGGGGTTCACCCGAACGGGGCCGTCGATCGTGGTGGCCGTCGGCTACGGCATCGCCTTCTACCTGCTGTCGCTGACGCTGAAGACCATCCCGGTCGGGCTGGCCTATGCGATCTGGTCCGGGGTCGGGGTGGTGCTGATCGCCCTGATCGGCTGGCTGGTGCTGAAACAGCCGCTGGATGCCGCCGGCATGGTCGGCATCGGCCTGATCGTGGCCGGCGTGCTCGTGATCCAGCTATTCTCCCATTCGGCCCCGCATTGA
- a CDS encoding J domain-containing protein, whose product MKRWYGKLLGFFAGAALFRTNPLFGALVGLLIGHAFDIDWFRLRRDNPYAALGLTSDASDAEVDQAYRRLISQYHPDRMAGAAAELRQQAEARAREINQAYDRIKTLRQRR is encoded by the coding sequence ATGAAACGCTGGTACGGCAAGTTGTTGGGCTTCTTCGCCGGAGCCGCCCTGTTCCGCACCAACCCGCTGTTCGGCGCCCTGGTGGGGCTGCTGATCGGGCATGCCTTTGACATCGACTGGTTCAGGCTGCGCCGGGACAACCCGTATGCCGCCCTGGGCCTGACCTCCGACGCCTCCGACGCCGAGGTCGACCAGGCCTACCGGCGGCTGATCTCCCAATACCACCCCGACCGGATGGCCGGCGCCGCCGCCGAGCTGCGCCAGCAGGCCGAGGCCCGGGCCCGCGAGATCAACCAGGCCTACGACCGCATCAAGACCCTGCGCCAGCGCAGGTAA
- the nhaA gene encoding Na+/H+ antiporter NhaA — MNENAHTHARPASSPRGLRALSEFFRLEAAGGIMLIGAAVLAMIAANSPLSAAYDAFRDMPVQVRVGELDIAKPLLLWINDGLMAIFFLLVALEIKRESLSGQLASRDQLILPMVCAFAGVAVPALLFTAFNHDNAQAMRGWAVPTATDIAFALGVLALLGSRVPSGMKLLLSTIAVVDDLIAIIIIALFYSHGLSMVALAWAGAAIAGMFLLNRRGVRRLAPYLLLGVVLWVCVLKSGVHATLAGVVTGLMIPHVGRDNGIDDEVEHSPLESLEHALHPWVAYAILPLFAFVNAGLVLSGLSMDDMLSPLPMGVVIGLFVGKPVGIVAAALLMRALGWARFPDGMDLRAMLGLGVMCGIGFTMSLFIGSLAYRDPVLYEEAVLGVLLASLVSALLGYFWLRFTLPVRTQAGG; from the coding sequence ATGAACGAAAACGCCCACACCCACGCCAGGCCCGCGAGCTCGCCGCGCGGACTGCGCGCCCTGAGCGAATTCTTCCGTCTCGAAGCGGCCGGCGGCATCATGCTGATCGGTGCCGCGGTGCTGGCGATGATCGCGGCCAATTCGCCGCTGTCCGCGGCCTACGACGCATTCCGCGACATGCCGGTGCAGGTGCGCGTGGGCGAGCTCGACATCGCCAAGCCGTTGCTGCTTTGGATCAACGACGGGTTGATGGCGATCTTCTTCCTGCTGGTCGCGCTGGAAATCAAGCGCGAGTCGCTGAGCGGCCAGCTTGCCAGCCGCGACCAGCTGATCCTGCCGATGGTCTGCGCCTTCGCCGGCGTGGCCGTGCCGGCGCTGCTGTTCACCGCCTTCAACCACGACAACGCGCAAGCCATGCGCGGCTGGGCCGTGCCGACGGCAACCGACATCGCCTTCGCCCTCGGTGTGCTGGCCCTGCTCGGTTCGCGCGTACCCAGCGGCATGAAGCTGCTGCTGTCCACCATCGCGGTGGTCGACGACCTGATCGCGATCATCATCATCGCGCTGTTCTATTCGCACGGCCTGTCGATGGTGGCGCTGGCCTGGGCCGGTGCGGCCATCGCCGGCATGTTCCTGCTCAATCGCCGCGGCGTGCGCCGCCTGGCCCCGTACCTGCTGCTGGGCGTGGTGCTGTGGGTGTGCGTGCTCAAGTCCGGCGTGCATGCCACGCTTGCCGGCGTCGTCACCGGCCTGATGATCCCGCACGTCGGCCGCGACAACGGCATCGACGACGAGGTCGAGCATTCGCCGCTCGAGTCGCTCGAACATGCGCTGCATCCGTGGGTGGCCTACGCGATCCTGCCGCTGTTCGCCTTCGTCAACGCCGGCCTGGTCCTGAGTGGACTGAGCATGGACGACATGCTCTCGCCGTTGCCGATGGGCGTGGTGATCGGCCTGTTCGTCGGCAAGCCGGTAGGCATCGTGGCTGCCGCGTTGCTGATGCGCGCGCTGGGTTGGGCTCGCTTCCCGGATGGCATGGATCTGCGCGCGATGCTCGGCCTGGGCGTGATGTGCGGCATCGGCTTCACCATGAGCCTTTTCATCGGCTCGCTGGCCTATCGCGATCCGGTGCTCTACGAAGAGGCGGTGCTGGGCGTGCTGCTCGCCTCGCTGGTGTCGGCGCTGCTCGGATACTTCTGGCTGCGCTTCACGCTGCCGGTGCGCACGCAGGCGGGCGGTTGA
- the rpe gene encoding ribulose-phosphate 3-epimerase yields MQSTVIAPSILSANFARLGEEVDNVLAAGADWVHFDVMDNHYVPNLTIGPLVCEALRKHGVTAPIDVHLMVEPVDRIVPDFAKAGASMISFHPEASAHVHRTVQLIKSHGCQAGLVLNPATPIDVLDWVLEDLDMVLLMSVNPGFGGQSFIPSALEKLRRVRQMIDRTGKPIRLEIDGGVKADNIAEIAAAGADTFVAGSAIFNAPDYADVIGKMKAAVKGVRTG; encoded by the coding sequence ATGCAATCGACCGTCATCGCCCCGTCCATCCTTTCGGCCAACTTCGCCCGACTCGGCGAGGAGGTCGACAACGTGCTCGCCGCCGGCGCCGACTGGGTCCACTTCGACGTGATGGACAACCATTACGTGCCCAACCTCACCATCGGCCCGCTGGTCTGCGAGGCGCTGCGCAAGCATGGCGTGACGGCTCCCATCGACGTGCACCTGATGGTCGAGCCGGTCGATCGCATCGTTCCGGATTTCGCCAAGGCCGGCGCCAGCATGATCAGCTTCCACCCCGAAGCCAGCGCGCACGTGCACCGCACCGTGCAGCTGATCAAGTCGCATGGCTGCCAGGCTGGCCTGGTGCTCAACCCGGCCACGCCCATCGACGTGCTGGACTGGGTGCTTGAGGACCTCGACATGGTGCTGCTGATGTCGGTCAATCCGGGCTTCGGCGGGCAGAGCTTCATTCCGTCGGCGCTGGAAAAGCTGCGCCGCGTGCGCCAGATGATCGACCGCACCGGCAAGCCGATCCGGCTGGAAATCGACGGCGGCGTCAAGGCGGACAACATCGCCGAGATCGCCGCCGCGGGCGCCGATACCTTCGTCGCCGGTTCGGCGATCTTCAATGCACCCGACTACGCCGACGTGATCGGCAAGATGAAAGCGGCCGTCAAAGGAGTGAGGACCGGATGA
- the rraA gene encoding ribonuclease E activity regulator RraA produces MNTCDLCDLHDAQVRVLDLPLRDFGGRLAFNGLVSTIRADEDNSRVREAVAEPGQGRVLVVDAGGSTRRAMLGDLLAAKAAENGWAGVVVFGVIRDSGAIGGLNLGVKALGVCPRKTDKLGEGERDVDVEFGGIRIRPGDWLCADEDGVVVADTDLR; encoded by the coding sequence ATGAACACCTGCGACCTGTGCGATCTCCATGACGCGCAGGTGCGCGTGCTCGACCTGCCGCTGCGCGACTTCGGCGGGCGCCTGGCTTTCAACGGCCTGGTCAGCACGATCCGGGCCGACGAGGACAACTCGCGCGTGCGCGAAGCGGTGGCCGAGCCGGGGCAGGGCAGGGTGCTGGTGGTCGACGCCGGCGGGTCGACCCGGCGCGCGATGCTCGGCGACCTGCTCGCCGCCAAGGCCGCCGAGAACGGCTGGGCCGGCGTGGTGGTGTTCGGCGTGATCCGCGACAGCGGCGCGATCGGCGGGCTCAACCTGGGCGTCAAGGCGCTGGGCGTGTGCCCGCGCAAGACCGACAAGCTGGGCGAGGGCGAGCGCGATGTCGACGTGGAATTCGGCGGCATCCGGATCCGTCCGGGCGACTGGCTGTGCGCGGACGAGGATGGCGTGGTCGTGGCCGATACCGACCTGCGCTGA